In Treponema vincentii, a single window of DNA contains:
- a CDS encoding alpha/beta hydrolase has translation MTTLLQNYTVTTAIPKAYFSTAAKQGTVHLIEYATYDYTQAARPAITKKAYVYLPYGYNADDTKVRYNTLFYMHGWTGIAGELFTIGNGFIKNMFDVMIEKGDIQPLIIVAATFDNDNAPQDFSRSVDELGIFHHDFQNALLPFIDSHFNTNASRNSRAFSGFSLGAVTTWYEFCYNNDLIKYFLPLSGDCWIMGTYGGRYRPKETADRLEQLVQEKGYTAADYEIYAAVGTRDPIWDQVNNQLTEMLTRSTFSGGNVRYAVKQGGRHDYDAIAEYLYNALPLYFGR, from the coding sequence ATGACTACATTGTTACAAAATTATACAGTAACAACAGCTATTCCCAAGGCGTATTTTTCTACTGCCGCAAAACAGGGAACAGTGCATCTGATTGAGTATGCTACCTATGATTACACTCAAGCCGCCCGCCCGGCAATTACGAAGAAAGCATACGTTTATCTTCCTTACGGGTATAACGCGGATGACACAAAAGTACGCTATAATACTCTTTTTTATATGCACGGGTGGACAGGGATAGCCGGTGAACTGTTTACAATAGGGAACGGTTTTATCAAAAATATGTTCGATGTTATGATTGAAAAAGGGGATATTCAACCGCTCATCATTGTTGCTGCAACATTTGATAATGATAATGCCCCACAGGATTTTTCACGCAGTGTTGATGAACTGGGGATATTTCATCATGATTTCCAGAATGCCTTGCTGCCTTTTATCGATTCTCACTTTAATACAAATGCATCACGGAATAGCCGGGCATTCAGCGGTTTTTCACTGGGAGCTGTTACTACATGGTACGAATTTTGTTACAATAACGATCTTATCAAGTATTTTCTTCCCTTAAGCGGCGATTGCTGGATTATGGGAACCTACGGCGGGCGCTATCGGCCCAAGGAAACCGCTGACCGGCTTGAACAGCTTGTGCAAGAAAAAGGATATACTGCTGCAGATTATGAAATTTATGCCGCAGTCGGTACACGCGATCCTATCTGGGATCAGGTAAACAACCAACTGACCGAAATGCTGACCCGCTCCACTTTCAGCGGGGGAAATGTACGCTATGCTGTCAAACAAGGCGGTCGCCATGACTACGATGCAATCGCCGAATATTTGTACAACGCTCTGCCGCTGTATTTTGGACGTTAG
- the rdgB gene encoding RdgB/HAM1 family non-canonical purine NTP pyrophosphatase, producing MHIYLASGNRHKQEEFAAILKDYHISLPADAGIVFDPEETGTTFLENALLKARVLYESVKCPVIADDSGLCIDALGGKPGIYSARYGMKDGVQLKAEERNQLVLQQMEGVENRSCRFVCCIAVMLDAHRFFTVQETCEGVIAKSESGHHGFGYDPIVYLPKIGKTVAELTAQEKNELSHRGKAGRLVAQLLAMFPSTASGC from the coding sequence ATGCACATATACTTAGCAAGCGGTAATCGACATAAACAAGAAGAATTTGCCGCTATTTTAAAAGATTATCACATCAGCCTTCCCGCCGATGCCGGTATCGTATTTGACCCTGAAGAAACGGGAACAACTTTTTTGGAAAATGCATTATTAAAAGCCCGTGTCTTGTACGAAAGCGTTAAATGCCCGGTGATTGCCGATGATTCGGGGCTATGCATCGATGCGCTTGGCGGTAAGCCCGGCATCTATTCAGCCCGCTACGGCATGAAAGACGGTGTGCAGCTAAAAGCGGAGGAGCGGAATCAACTTGTGCTGCAGCAAATGGAGGGTGTAGAAAACCGCAGTTGCCGGTTTGTCTGCTGCATTGCGGTAATGCTGGATGCTCACCGTTTTTTTACGGTACAAGAAACATGCGAGGGAGTGATTGCCAAATCGGAAAGCGGCCATCATGGCTTCGGCTATGATCCTATTGTGTATCTTCCAAAGATTGGAAAAACAGTTGCAGAATTGACGGCACAAGAAAAAAACGAACTGTCTCATCGCGGAAAAGCCGGTCGGCTTGTCGCTCAACTATTGGCTATGTTTCCGTCCACTGCGTCGGGATGTTGA
- a CDS encoding alpha/beta hydrolase codes for MKKLFLLLCSLFLSLSCTAQTAEQGGSVKTTDIVSGGRIKVEDITAQTVIDRVIADTGFSPWGRLLFPADSGYWSGATLGTLQLRWYSHIDAAKTVEIIRYFKAQTLRGEPVFFDIYTEAEKQYDPRKRNTGLFFFRGKKGAKGAICSAGGGFVYVGAMHDSFPHALELSKHGYNAFALIYRPGSQTACEDLARAIAFMHEHAAELQIDTADYSLWGGSAGARMAAWLGSLGTERFGEKKYPRPAAVIMQYTGLSEVYGNEPPTYACVGTADGIASFRVMEDRIRQIRANGTDAQIEVFNGLPHGFGLGTGTVAEGWIDNAMKFWERNIQKR; via the coding sequence ATGAAGAAGCTGTTTCTTCTGTTATGCAGTCTGTTCCTTTCGTTATCTTGTACGGCACAAACGGCAGAGCAAGGCGGCAGTGTAAAAACTACCGACATCGTATCGGGAGGACGGATAAAAGTTGAAGATATTACCGCGCAAACTGTGATTGACCGCGTTATCGCCGATACTGGTTTTTCTCCGTGGGGTAGGCTGCTCTTCCCGGCGGATTCAGGTTATTGGAGCGGAGCGACACTCGGCACTTTGCAGTTGAGATGGTACAGCCATATCGATGCAGCAAAGACGGTAGAGATCATCCGTTATTTTAAAGCTCAAACCCTCCGGGGCGAGCCGGTCTTTTTCGATATCTACACGGAAGCGGAAAAACAGTACGATCCGCGAAAACGGAATACCGGGCTCTTTTTCTTTCGTGGTAAGAAAGGTGCAAAAGGTGCAATCTGCAGTGCAGGCGGCGGCTTTGTATATGTCGGAGCAATGCATGACAGTTTCCCACACGCATTGGAACTTTCCAAGCACGGTTATAACGCTTTTGCGCTCATCTATCGACCGGGCTCGCAAACCGCCTGCGAAGATTTGGCACGTGCTATTGCCTTTATGCACGAGCATGCGGCGGAACTGCAGATCGATACGGCGGATTATTCCCTGTGGGGCGGTTCGGCCGGCGCACGGATGGCAGCATGGCTCGGCAGTTTGGGGACGGAACGATTCGGCGAAAAAAAATACCCGCGTCCAGCTGCCGTCATCATGCAGTATACGGGACTTTCGGAAGTTTACGGTAACGAACCGCCGACATACGCCTGCGTCGGAACAGCGGACGGCATCGCAAGCTTTCGGGTGATGGAAGATCGCATCCGGCAAATCAGAGCCAATGGAACCGATGCACAGATAGAAGTCTTCAACGGCTTGCCGCACGGCTTCGGCTTGGGAACGGGCACTGTTGCCGAGGGCTGGATCGATAACGCGATGAAATTCTGGGAACGGAACATACAAAAGCGGTAA
- the vapC gene encoding type II toxin-antitoxin system tRNA(fMet)-specific endonuclease VapC translates to MYFIDSNTCIYFMNGKFPSVREKFLSVSPKEIKISSVVKGELLLGAFKSQTREKTTEKVEKFLKPFEIVNFTGKMAYSYAEIRKDLELAGTPIGANDLLIAATVLHEKGTLITHNANEFSRVNGLKIEDWVVD, encoded by the coding sequence ATGTATTTTATAGACTCAAATACGTGCATTTACTTTATGAATGGAAAGTTTCCATCTGTCCGCGAAAAATTCTTATCAGTTTCGCCAAAAGAGATAAAAATTTCTTCAGTGGTAAAAGGAGAACTTTTGCTTGGCGCTTTTAAAAGCCAGACAAGAGAAAAGACTACGGAGAAAGTGGAAAAATTTTTAAAGCCGTTTGAAATTGTGAATTTTACAGGTAAAATGGCTTACTCCTATGCAGAAATCCGAAAAGATTTGGAGCTTGCAGGTACACCGATAGGCGCAAATGATTTACTGATTGCTGCTACCGTTCTTCATGAAAAAGGGACTCTTATTACTCATAATGCGAACGAATTTTCAAGAGTAAACGGCTTGAAAATTGAAGATTGGGTAGTAGATTGA
- a CDS encoding NAD(P)H-dependent glycerol-3-phosphate dehydrogenase has translation MNEKIAILGAGSWGTAIACTLGRNGHRVMLWNRSEDACSSINTEHINKKYLPNYILPPTISASTDMQEVCKDAAVLFLASPSLYLMDIVNRLLTIPPFNTDTGTETYPLIAVLTKGFIPDEHREPHLIIESLEKKLPDFYRDHLVYVAGPSHGEEVAAGKLTGLIAASKNPLSSIRCREILKSRSLLVYSSLDIVGVQVCAATKNVIAIAFGMLDALTEHSDFFGDNTESLLLAAGLNEIQIIGRAMGATHPETFTSISGIGDLDVTCRSKYGRNRKFGREIITAAVLDGFSGIDDLIAQIGTIGYLPEGIVACAYLSKIAVKYDLKLPLCTGLYKILNKELCPAEFIEDMLRGTKN, from the coding sequence ATGAATGAAAAAATCGCTATTCTCGGCGCAGGTTCATGGGGAACGGCAATAGCTTGTACACTCGGTCGAAACGGGCATCGTGTCATGCTCTGGAATCGGAGTGAGGATGCATGCTCAAGCATCAATACCGAGCATATCAATAAAAAATATTTACCGAACTATATCTTACCACCGACGATCTCCGCTTCTACCGATATGCAAGAAGTATGCAAGGATGCGGCTGTACTCTTTTTAGCAAGTCCCTCCCTCTATTTAATGGATATCGTAAACCGACTCTTAACGATTCCTCCTTTTAATACCGATACCGGTACAGAGACATATCCACTCATCGCTGTACTTACCAAAGGATTTATCCCCGATGAGCACAGAGAACCGCATTTAATCATCGAATCTCTTGAAAAAAAATTACCCGATTTTTATCGAGATCACCTCGTCTATGTCGCAGGTCCAAGTCACGGAGAAGAAGTTGCCGCCGGAAAGCTCACCGGTCTTATTGCAGCTTCAAAAAATCCCTTAAGCTCCATCCGTTGCCGCGAAATTCTTAAATCGCGTAGTCTACTGGTATACTCAAGTCTTGATATCGTAGGTGTACAGGTATGCGCAGCGACGAAGAACGTGATCGCCATTGCATTCGGCATGCTTGATGCGCTAACTGAACATTCAGACTTTTTCGGCGACAATACCGAATCGCTTTTATTAGCAGCCGGTTTGAACGAAATTCAAATTATCGGGAGAGCAATGGGAGCAACGCATCCTGAAACATTTACATCGATTTCGGGTATCGGAGACCTTGATGTGACGTGCCGCAGCAAATACGGTAGAAACCGTAAATTCGGCCGCGAAATTATCACCGCAGCCGTCTTAGACGGTTTTAGCGGCATCGATGACCTTATTGCGCAAATCGGTACTATCGGCTATTTACCGGAAGGCATCGTCGCGTGCGCGTACCTCAGTAAGATTGCCGTAAAATACGACTTAAAGCTTCCGCTTTGCACCGGACTCTACAAAATTCTGAACAAAGAATTATGCCCTGCAGAATTTATCGAGGATATGCTGCGCGGAACAAAAAACTAG
- a CDS encoding phosphodiester glycosidase family protein, producing the protein MLTLFPLLILVCCLWCFPGCTTVPITYTDTPYQPVTREEIRWRSLSPGIEAADIHDLKLPLIVHIVKIDLLNPAVSVITSEPALFTNSRGHIRGETTLDFALRHNTIVAFNAAPFKTRSLLFSVYRTIVGIHITDFRRMSMPHERYGALLFYTDKTARIIDAQTESLLSADIRHAVGGFWTILRNGTVLLQKLHRRDSRTAVGLADNGRTLFVVVVEGENKRKSQGLSFEETARLMRELGADDALQLDGGSSSSLVLQENRTQHIVAPIRSWNIHIRVASNVGIVIKDNTSGALLNTPAE; encoded by the coding sequence ATGCTTACGCTATTCCCATTGCTGATATTAGTGTGTTGTCTTTGGTGCTTTCCGGGATGTACAACCGTTCCTATCACCTATACGGATACGCCGTATCAGCCTGTCACCCGGGAAGAGATACGCTGGCGTTCTCTATCACCGGGCATTGAAGCTGCCGATATACATGATCTGAAGCTTCCGCTTATCGTCCATATCGTAAAAATAGATTTACTCAATCCGGCCGTCTCCGTTATAACTTCGGAACCGGCTCTCTTTACAAACAGCCGAGGGCATATCCGCGGCGAAACGACACTGGATTTTGCGCTGAGACACAATACCATTGTCGCTTTTAATGCCGCTCCATTCAAAACACGCTCGCTGCTTTTCAGTGTGTACCGCACTATTGTCGGTATTCATATTACGGATTTCCGGCGAATGAGTATGCCGCATGAACGCTACGGCGCACTGCTTTTTTATACGGATAAAACTGCCCGCATTATCGACGCTCAAACAGAGAGTCTTCTATCGGCGGATATCCGCCATGCGGTGGGCGGATTTTGGACAATTCTTCGAAACGGTACCGTATTGCTGCAAAAACTTCACCGCCGCGATTCACGAACTGCCGTCGGACTTGCCGATAACGGACGGACGCTCTTCGTCGTAGTGGTAGAAGGAGAAAACAAACGGAAAAGCCAAGGTCTTTCTTTTGAAGAAACTGCAAGGCTGATGCGGGAACTCGGCGCCGACGACGCACTTCAACTTGACGGCGGCAGTTCAAGCTCGTTGGTTCTACAGGAAAACAGGACACAGCATATTGTCGCTCCCATTCGCAGCTGGAATATCCATATCCGTGTTGCAAGCAATGTCGGTATTGTTATAAAAGACAACACATCAGGCGCTCTCTTGAATACCCCAGCAGAATAA
- a CDS encoding flavodoxin — translation MAKTLIAYFSHTGENYFGGQIRSISKGNTAIAAEFAQKAVGGDLFEIRTVKDYPVNYKQCTDIAAEEGRMNARPELRGTLPDLSGYDTIVLGYPCWWGTMPQAVFTFLESADFSGKKILPFCTHEGSGMGRSESDIKKLCPAATVARGLAITGSSCASSEAAIKKWLSVNGM, via the coding sequence ATGGCAAAGACATTAATCGCATATTTTTCCCATACGGGAGAAAATTACTTTGGAGGACAAATCCGTTCCATTAGTAAAGGCAACACAGCAATTGCTGCAGAGTTTGCTCAAAAAGCAGTCGGCGGCGATTTGTTTGAAATCCGTACCGTAAAAGACTATCCCGTAAACTACAAGCAGTGTACGGATATCGCCGCGGAGGAGGGAAGAATGAATGCCCGCCCCGAACTGCGCGGTACGCTTCCCGATCTCAGCGGCTATGATACCATTGTGTTAGGATATCCGTGCTGGTGGGGGACTATGCCGCAAGCGGTGTTTACATTTTTGGAAAGCGCTGATTTTAGCGGAAAAAAGATATTACCCTTTTGCACACACGAAGGAAGCGGCATGGGGCGCAGCGAAAGTGATATCAAAAAACTCTGTCCTGCGGCAACGGTAGCACGGGGTCTTGCAATAACCGGTTCTTCCTGCGCATCCTCGGAAGCTGCGATAAAGAAATGGCTTAGCGTAAACGGCATGTAA
- a CDS encoding nitroreductase family protein, with translation MNEVINAILTRISVRKFTDQRIEDEKLKLIADCAKAAPTGKNRQARKFTIVHNREKIQELAQALAKVHNRSDYRIYDCDAILLISFAEDDIYGQCDSSCAIENTYLAAESLGLGAVWINQLRDKCNEPEIRKILDSFHIPHNHIICGFVALGYPAEKPAPKERTEPVEFIY, from the coding sequence ATGAACGAAGTGATCAACGCAATTTTAACACGGATAAGCGTGCGTAAATTTACCGATCAAAGAATTGAAGATGAAAAACTAAAACTCATTGCCGACTGCGCAAAAGCTGCTCCAACAGGAAAAAACAGACAGGCGCGAAAATTTACGATTGTACACAATCGGGAAAAAATTCAAGAACTCGCACAAGCCCTTGCAAAAGTACATAACCGCAGCGATTACCGTATATACGACTGCGATGCTATTCTCTTGATTAGTTTTGCAGAGGACGACATATACGGCCAATGCGATTCGTCTTGCGCAATCGAAAATACTTATTTAGCTGCGGAATCCCTTGGGTTGGGCGCCGTCTGGATTAACCAATTGCGTGATAAATGTAATGAACCGGAAATCAGGAAGATACTCGACTCCTTTCATATTCCGCACAATCATATAATATGCGGCTTTGTTGCATTGGGATACCCAGCAGAAAAACCGGCGCCGAAAGAAAGAACGGAACCGGTAGAATTTATATACTAA
- a CDS encoding zinc-binding dehydrogenase produces MNDSPTRSKTEVSGFHSNFPTQADIDSIFSFLTEHTLQPLIGAHFAFRDIAQACAACDGGKVNGKIVVEL; encoded by the coding sequence TTGAACGATTCTCCGACACGCTCCAAAACAGAAGTTTCCGGCTTTCACAGCAATTTTCCTACGCAAGCCGACATCGATTCAATTTTCAGCTTTTTAACCGAGCATACCTTACAGCCGCTTATCGGTGCACACTTTGCGTTCCGCGATATTGCCCAAGCCTGTGCAGCATGCGACGGCGGTAAGGTAAACGGGAAAATCGTTGTGGAGCTGTAA
- a CDS encoding phosphoribosyltransferase yields the protein MSKEFLPYDTVRNNGFRLARQIWEDGFIPDVIYVSLRGGSSLGNAIHEWFKIVNKDVKPILYAAVVAHSYSDANQQSKMMIDGWTYSPEHLRSGDKILLVDDIFDSGATINYLVSAFLEKGIPRRDIKIAVHDYKVFHNRKSSEPIQPDYWCRKHDIYADKDSRWIHYMSHELTGLTPEELEKHYYAQYPELREIFKGVL from the coding sequence ATGAGCAAAGAATTTTTACCATACGACACGGTTCGTAACAACGGGTTCCGTTTGGCGCGTCAAATTTGGGAGGATGGTTTTATTCCTGATGTGATATATGTTTCGCTGCGAGGCGGTTCATCCTTGGGGAATGCTATTCATGAATGGTTTAAGATAGTAAATAAAGATGTGAAGCCTATTTTGTATGCCGCTGTTGTTGCTCATTCTTATTCCGATGCCAATCAACAGTCAAAGATGATGATTGACGGATGGACGTATTCACCCGAACATCTGCGGAGCGGCGATAAGATATTGTTGGTTGATGATATTTTCGATAGCGGCGCTACGATCAATTATCTTGTATCGGCTTTCTTGGAAAAAGGTATTCCGCGACGTGATATAAAGATAGCCGTTCATGATTATAAGGTTTTCCATAATAGAAAGAGTAGCGAACCTATTCAGCCGGATTACTGGTGCAGAAAGCATGATATCTATGCTGATAAAGACAGTCGTTGGATTCACTATATGAGCCATGAGTTGACCGGTTTAACTCCTGAAGAACTTGAAAAGCACTACTATGCACAATATCCCGAATTGCGCGAAATTTTTAAGGGTGTTTTATAA